In Nicotiana tabacum cultivar K326 chromosome 11, ASM71507v2, whole genome shotgun sequence, a single window of DNA contains:
- the LOC107824598 gene encoding PLAT domain-containing protein 3: MGVAHQVNQFWFPLIILLLSITISSTSGAESNCVYTAYIRTGPFMEDATDSKISLTLYDASGYGIRIKNLVAWGGLMGSGYNYFETDHSDMFSGHGPCLTGPICKMVLTSDGTGRQSAWYCSYVEVTSTGDHKQCSQQLFNVDQWLSTDRSPYQLTATRNNCRRMSGDQQPIVVDVI; encoded by the exons ATGGGAGTAGCTCATCAAGTTAACCAATTCTGGTTCCCTCTCATTATCCTCCTCCTCTCCATTACCATTTCTTCTACTTCTGGAGCT GAATCAAATTGTGTGTACACAGCTTACATTCGGACTGGGCCATTCATGGAGGATGCAACTGACTCAAAAATAAGCTTGACTCTCTACGATGCGAGTGGCTATGGAATTAGAATCAAGAACCTAGTGGCTTGGGGTGGGCTTATGGGCTCAGGTTACAACTACTTTGAAACGGACCACTCAGATATGTTCAGTGGCCATGGACCATGTTTGACTGGGCCGATCTGCAAAATGGTCTTGACTTCTGATGGTACAGGCCGACAATCCGCGTGGTACTGTAGCTACGTGGAAGTCACCTCAACAGGAGACCACAAACAATGCAGTCAACAGCTGTTCAACGTGGATCAGTGGCTTAGCACCGATCGTTCGCCGTATCAGTTGACGGCCACAAGAAACAACTGTAGGCGTATGTCCGGTGACCAACAACCCATTGTTGTTGATGTAATTTAA
- the LOC107824608 gene encoding PLAT domain-containing protein 3-like encodes MGVARVNQFWLHLVILFSISVSSISGTELNCVYTAYVRTGTYWGSGTDSKITLSLYDANGHGLRINNLQAWGGLMGPGYNYFEMDQLDMFTGRGPCLTGPICKMNLTSDGSGDHHGWYCNYVEVTSTAENKRCSQQPFTVEAWLSAGQYPDGLTAIRNNCKRISNEQQPIHDSYQSYHVVDVI; translated from the exons ATGGGAGTGGCACGAGTTAACCAATTCTGGTTGCATCTTGTCATCCTCTTCTCCATCTCCGTTTCTTCCATTTCTGGCACT GAACTGAATTGTGTATACACAGCTTATGTTCGGACTGGGACATACTGGGGGTCTGGAACTGACTCAAAAATTACCTTGTCTCTTTACGATGCCAATGGCCATGGCCTTAGAATCAATAACCTACAAGCTTGGGGTGGGCTTATGGGCCCAGGTTACAACTACTTTGAAATGGACCAATTGGATATGTTTACGGGCCGTGGTCCGTGTTTGACTGGGCCAATCTGTAAAATGAACTTGACTTCTGATGGATCAGGTGATCACCACGGATGGTACTGTAACTACGTGGAAGTCACGTCTACAGCAGAAAACAAACGATGCAGCCAACAGCCGTTCACCGTGGAGGCGTGGCTCAGTGCCGGTCAGTACCCAGATGGGTTGACCGCCATTAGGAACAACTGTAAGCGTATTTCCAACGAACAACAACCAATTCATGATTCTTATCAATCTTATCATGTTGTTGATGTAATTTAA